One Pirellulales bacterium genomic window, TTCGGGCTTGTCAAGTTCCCTGGAGAACAAGGACTGCTATTCCGTCTTGGATACGCTCTCCATCGACAAGGCAAAGAGCTATTCTATGAGGAGAATTCTGAAAAAGGGACCACCAATTGCCAGCAAGCACAGCAGGTACTCGAAAAGGCACTAACAACCCGCAATGCGGAGGATAGAAACATTGCGATACGTGGCCAGATATACCGGGCAATTGTGCTGAACTTAGAAATCTTGGATGATGGTCGCATGCTTTCTCGCTACTTTGCAGAATGGTCACGTGAATGCCCGTCTGATCCAAATCGCATCCCAGACCTGGATCGTCTACGACCAAAGTATCCACAGTTTTTGAGAGAGCATTGACGCACAATCGCGAGAGTTGTTCCCCAATACTTCAATCGAAACCAAACGTAATAAATGTCGCAAGATTTCGGACTCGTCGGCCTCGCTGTAATGGGCGAAAATTTGGCTCTTAACATCGAGAGTCGCGGCTACCGCATGGCCGTGTTCAATCGCACGACCAGTGTCGTGGACGATTTTATGAAGGGCCGCGCCGCGGGAAAGAATTTTGTCGGCTGCCATTCGCTGGAAGAGCTAGTCAAAAACCTCCGCAAGCCGCGGAAAGTGATGCTGATGGTCAAGGCCGGTCCGGCGGTCGATGCGCTGATCGATCAATTGCTGCCGCTGCTCGAGCCAGGAGACGTCATCATTGATGGCGGTAATACACACTTTGCCGACACCGAGCGACGCACGCAGTATGTCGAATCGAACGGCTTGTTGTATGTCGGCAGTGGCGTATCCGGCGGTGAAGAAGGCGCTCTTAAAGGCCCCAGTCTGATGCCCGGCGGCAGTGAAAAAGCCTGGCCGATCATCAAGCCGATCTTTCAAGCCATTGCGGCGAAAGTCGGACCGAAGGGAGACATTCCCTGCTGCGAATGGGTCGGCCCACGCGGCGCGGGGCATTACGTGAAGATGGTCCACAACGGCATCGAGTATGGCGACATGCAACTGATCTGTGAAGCGTACAACATGCTGAAAGGGGGCCTCGGCCTCTCGAATGTCGAACTGTACGATGTTTTTGCGGAGTGGAACCGCGGCGAACTCGACAGCTACCTCATCGAAATCACGCGCGACATCTTCAGCGTGAAAGATCTAGATACCGGTCAAGACCTCGTCGATTTGATTCTCGACACGGCCGGCGCCAAGGGGACCGGAAAGTGGATGAGTCAGTTGGCGCTCGATCTGGGCGTGCCCAGCACGCTGGTGACCGAAGCAGTCTACGCCCGTTGTTTGTCGGCGCTGAAAGAGCAGCGAGTACGGGCGAGCAAAGTCCTCAAAGGCCCCAACGGCAAATACACCGGCGACAAAATGCAATTCATCGAAGCGGTGCGGCACGCTCTCTATGCGTCGAAGATTTGTAGCTACGCGCAAGGCTACGTGCAATTGCAAGCCGCGGCGAAGGAGCACCATTGGCCGCTCGACTATGGCAATATCGCGCTCTTGTGGCGCGGC contains:
- the gnd gene encoding decarboxylating NADP(+)-dependent phosphogluconate dehydrogenase, with protein sequence MSQDFGLVGLAVMGENLALNIESRGYRMAVFNRTTSVVDDFMKGRAAGKNFVGCHSLEELVKNLRKPRKVMLMVKAGPAVDALIDQLLPLLEPGDVIIDGGNTHFADTERRTQYVESNGLLYVGSGVSGGEEGALKGPSLMPGGSEKAWPIIKPIFQAIAAKVGPKGDIPCCEWVGPRGAGHYVKMVHNGIEYGDMQLICEAYNMLKGGLGLSNVELYDVFAEWNRGELDSYLIEITRDIFSVKDLDTGQDLVDLILDTAGAKGTGKWMSQLALDLGVPSTLVTEAVYARCLSALKEQRVRASKVLKGPNGKYTGDKMQFIEAVRHALYASKICSYAQGYVQLQAAAKEHHWPLDYGNIALLWRGGCIIRAQFLDRIKDAFDADKNLENLLLAPYFERAIEQAQAAWRHVVVTAVELGIWAPAFMTALSYYDGIRQQRLPANLLQAQRDYFGAHTYNRTDQPGTFHTEWLQMRRKPNEPGF